In Odontesthes bonariensis isolate fOdoBon6 chromosome 20, fOdoBon6.hap1, whole genome shotgun sequence, a genomic segment contains:
- the gli3 gene encoding transcriptional activator GLI3 isoform X3: METQSQASSAAEKKKRVETIVATKGSSARSDISEKAVASSTTSNEDESSGTPYHRERRNAISSQAPTSGAPDRSVNEEPSTSTEERPSLLKKELHGSLPHLADHALPYRGTLFAMDPRNGYLDSHYPAPQFFPAFHPPVPIDDRHTQGRYIYDPSPVPPLHVPPSLAGSPAFSDISLIRISPQRNPPVGAESPFHPPHPYINPYMDYIRSLHSSPSISVVSATRGLNPADAPHTGLTTADYYHQMALLAGHRSPYAADLLPSVASTAGVSSATALHMEYLQAMESSRFSSPRLPSRPSRKRPLPISPLSEHSFDLQTMIRNSPNSLVNSLLNNSRSSSSTSGSYGHLSAGAISPALSFAYPPTPVALHVHQQLIGRQPGLVGSAFGHSPPLVHPTPAFATHRPMPGIPPSGLSASERSAISNDSSQAKPTSESAVSSTGDPMHHKRSKMKPEEELPSPGADHPEGMTLVKEEGDKDESKQEPEVVYETNCHWENCCREFDTQEQLVQHINNDHIHGEKKEFVCRWEECSREQKPFKAQYMLVVHMRRHTGEKPHKCTFEGCTKAYSRLENLKTHLRSHTGEKPYVCEHEGCNKAFSNASDRAKHQNRTHSNEKPYVCKIPGCTKRYTDPSSLRKHVKTVHGPEAHVTKKQRGDYPRPPPQSREPGGNGQGRSPGQLPLGGYTDQREYNHATSKQDECLQVKSIKTEKPMTSQPSPGGQSTCSSDQSPICTYPCSGVQLAVSAGRSPGEGLEEDREKEGNEEEVDEECEGEPAPIMDSTVSTATAAMLTLQARRSIGRPLRWMEHLKMERLKQVNGALPRLGPLSPTPPPKGSAVPNIQGKGSCLGRQWGVSAPQPPPQGELGSTELTVLNLLRDRRDSSGSATSSAYLSSSRRSSGISPCFSSRRSSQASQSEGTTAVAHHRRLHNLSSTDSYDPISTDASRRSSEASHYGGGAGGGGGGMFSGGGCGGVGGVGMGAGAGSRGMLTLTPAQHYHLKAKYAAATGGPPPTPLPNMERMSLKTRMAMMDEGGSNRCLPPLVRPPRCGEGTNGYNNGYMGHAGNRRRVLYPGEGPLNGNRRASDPVRTQAPDTFSLPPVQRFNSLSNLHPLPSLAHHTSPEYRNFSLQNYTRSEGNLQHSSYTSSIAEHAALEALAMEDDGEAGLLLGDEDILPDDLVQYLHSQVQMENSSYLHGEDQIASGQRDSSHQSVESVQALGLNGIFPGSHSLQQQQMAERKSPSKLPIQWNEVSSGSAERSPQRGRSHHLYCGRWPNTEQGPTSAPFGRFGNMVVQQQVSNDFQSSCSQANQGLTQGPCCVNPGVKLETPPASCMEMRGTGDSSTNTFGRSNFLQIIDGPPPQGLKRHVSNGPQKQSSGAAWQVGNNLVLSRAPMDSLPSLSQGAAPYHNRPAHAPHPPANGYRNFSRTQQYLSSESSSQPQQLQRSGDQCSLAHQVSGLKLESSDQGYLEQGFVDCLSYEPVDCKASSFPALEDQNLLDSIVEPGGPGGGSGTSVALPSPGTDQVTSTVDGHVSHALDEGVNLDFSAMLEDGYDQGSLVSGALSPSIFQGLSRTSSRLTTPRTSATFHSVAPGLNNMAIGDMSSLLTSLAEESKFLAIMQ, encoded by the exons cCCTCCGTCGCTGGCGGGCAGTCCGGCTTTCTCAGATATCTCCCTCATTCGCATCTCGCCGCAACGGAACCCACCCGTGGGGGCGGAGTCACCGTTCCACCCCCCACACCCCTACATCAACCCCTACATGGACTACATCCGCTCCCTCCACAGCAGCCCCTCCATCTCCGTTGTGTCAGCCACCCGGGGCCTCAACCCAGCAGATG CGCCCCACACTGGCCTCACCACGGCCGACTACTACCATCAGATGGCTCTGCTGGCGGGTCACCGCAGCCCCTACGCCGCCGACCTTCTCCCATCCGTGGCATCCACGGCCGGGGTGAGCAGCGCCACCGCCCTGCACATGGAGTATCTACAGGCCATGGAGA GCTCCCGCTTCTCAAGCCCGAGGCTCCCGTCACGGCCCAGCAGGAAGCGCCCCCTGCCCATCTCGCCGCTCTCCGAGCACAGCTTCGACCTTCAGACCATGATCCGCAACTCGCCCAACTCCCTCGTCAACTCTTTGCTCAACAACTCTCGCTCCAGCTCCTCCACCAGCGGCTCCTATGGTCACTTATCTGCGGGAGCCATCAG CCCTGCGTTGAGCTTCGCCTACCCTCCAACCCCGGTGGCGTTGCATGTGCACCAGCAGCTCATCGGCCGTCAACCGGGCCTCGTTGGCTCCGCCTTTGGTCACAGCCCTCCCCTCGTCCACCCGACCCCGGCCTTTGCCACCCATCGACCCATGCCTGGCATCCCGCCGTCTGGGCTCAGCGCCAGCGAGCGCTCAGCCATCTCCAACGACTCCTCACAG GCCAAACCAACCAGTGAATCTGCTGTGAGCAGCACGGGCGACCCGATGCACCACAAACGGTCCAAAATGAAGCCGGAGGAGGAGCTGCCGAGCCCTGGCGCG GACCATCCTGAAGGGATGACTCTGGTGAAGGAGGAAGGGGACAAAGATGAGAGCAAACAGGAGCCAGAGGTGGTTTATGAGACTAACTGCCACTGGGAGAACTGTTGCCGTGAGTTCGACACCCAGGAGCAGCTCGTACAG CACATCAACAATGACCACATCCACGGAGAGAAGAAGGAGTTTGTGTGTCGGTGGGAAGAATGCTCTCGAGAGCAGAAGCCCTTCAAGGCACAGTACATGTTGGTGGTCCACATGCGCAGGCATACTGGGGAAAAACCACACAAGTGCACA TTTGAAGGCTGCACGAAGGCCTACTCCCGGCTGGAAAACCTTAAAACTCACTTGCGTTCCCACACTGGGGAGAAACCTTACGTGTGCGAACACGAGGGCTGCAACAAGGCCTTTTCCAACGCTTCAGACCGGGCGAAGCATCAGAACCGGACGCACTCGAATGAG AAACCCTATGTGTGTAAAATCCCAGGCTGCACCAAACGCTACACGgatcccagctccttacgcaagCACGTCAAGACCGTGCACGGGCCCGAGGCGCACGTCACCAAGAAACAGCGTGGGGATTACCCGCGCCCCCCGCCCCAGTCGCGGGAGCCGGGGGGCAACGGCCAGGGCAGGTCGCCGGGGCAACTGCCCCTGGGCGGGTACACGGACCAAAGGGAGTACAACCATGCTACCTCAAAACAGGATGAATGTCTGCAGGTCAAGTCCATCAAAACAGAGAAGCCCATG ACGTCTCAGCCAAGCCCTGGCGGTCAGTCTACATGCAGCAGTGACCAGTCCCCCATCTGCACCTATCCCTGCAGTGGAGTCCAGCTTGCTGTGAGCGCCGGACGCTCGCCAGGGGAGGGGCTGGAGGAGGACCGGGAGAAGGAGGGAAATGAAGAGGAGGTGGACGAGGAGTGCGAGGGTGAGCCGGCCCCCATCATGGACTCCACCGTCTCCACAGCAACCGCAGCCATGCTGACCCTGCAGGCGAGGCGAAGCATCGGCCGCCCTCTGCGCTGGATGGAGCACTTGAAGATGGAGAGGCTGAAGCAAGTGAATGGAGCGCTGCCCAGGCTGGGGCCCCTGTCCCCTACACCGCCCCCCAAAGGTTCTGCAGTGCCCAACATCCAGGGGAAGG GATCCTGTCTGGGCAGGCAGTGGGGGGTGTCTGCTCCTCAGCCGCCTCCTCAAGGTGAGCTGGGCAGCACGGAGCTAACGGTGCTCAATTTACTCCGAGACCGCCGCGACAGCAGCGGCAGCGCCACCAGCTCGGCCTACCTGAGCAGCAGCCGCCGCTCGTCGGGCATCTCCCCCTGCTTCTCCAGTCGACGCTCCAGCCAGGCTTCCCAGAGCGAGGGCACCACGGCGGTCGCGCACCACCGCCGCCTCCACAACCTCAGCTCCACCGACTCTTACGACCCCATCTCCACTGATGCCTCCCGCCGGTCCAGTGAGGCTAGCCACTATGGAGGTGGGGCaggaggagggggtggaggGATGTTCTCCGGTGGGGGCTGTGGAGGTGTGGGAGGAGTAGGCATGGGAGCAGGAGCAGGGTCACGGGGGATGCTCACTTTAACCCCAGCACAGCACTACCACCTTAAAGCCAAGTATGCCGCGGCCACTGGCGGCCCACCTCCCACCCCTCTACCCAACATGGAGCGCATGAGCTTGAAGACTCGCATGGCCATGATGGACGAGGGTGGGAGCAACCGCTGCTTGCCGCCTCTTGTAAGGCCGCCTCGCTGCGGTGAAGGCACCAACGGGTATAACAATGGATATATGGGACATGCAGGTAACCGGAGAAGGGTCCTCTATCCCGGCGAGGGTCCGCTCAATGGGAACCGGAGGGCCAGTGATCCAGTGCGGACACAGGCTCCCGACACCTTTAGTTTGCCCCCGGTGCAACGCTTCAACAGCCTTAGTAATCTCCACCCTCTTCCCTCTCTGGCTCACCACACTTCACCTGAATATCGCAATTTCAGCCTACAGAACTACACGCGCTCAGAGGGCAACCTGCAGCACTCGTCATACACTTCTAGCATCGCTGAACACGCAGCCCTGGAGGCCCTGGCCATGGAGGACGATGGGGAGGCTGGCCTGTTGCTCGGGGATGAGGATATATTGCCAGACGACCTGGTGCAGTATCTCCACTCCCAAGTTCAGATGGAAAACAGCTCCTACCTCCACGGCGAAGACCAAATAGCTTCTGGTCAAAGGGACAGCTCCCATCAGTCTGTGGAGTCGGTCCAGGCTTTAGGGTTGAACGGGATCTTCCCTGGCTCCCATAGTCTCCAACAGCAGCAGATGGCAGAGAGGAAGAGCCCCAGTAAGCTGCCCATCCAATGGAATGAAGTAAGCTCCGGGAGCGCTGAAAGGTCTCCTCAGAGGGGACGAAGCCACCATTTATATTGTGGGAGGTGGCCCAACACAGAACAGGGACCCACCTCTGCTCCTTTTGGCAGGTTTGGAAACATGGTGGTTCAGCAGCAGGTGTCCAATGATTTCCAGAGTAGCTGCAGCCAGGCTAATCAAGGTCTGACTCAAGGTCCTTGCTGTGTCAACCCTGGGGTGAAGCTGGAGACGCCCCCTGCCTCCTGCATGGAGATGCGAGGCACGGGTGACAGCTCCACAAACACCTTTGGCAGGTCAAACTTCCTGCAGATCATTGACGGACCTCCTCCCCAGGGCCTGAAGCGACATGTGTCCAATGGACCTCAGAAGCAGAGCAGTGGCGCCGCTTGGCAGGTCGGAAACAACCTAGTTCTCAGCAGGGCCCCCATGGACAGCCTTCCCAGCCTCTCCCAGGGAGCTGCTCCTTATCACAATCGGCCGGCGCATGCCCCTCACCCACCGGCCAACGGCTACAGAAACTTCAGCAGGACACAGCAGTACCTCAGTTCTGAGAGCTCCAGCCAGCcacagcagctgcagagaagtggaGACCAGTGTTCTTTGGCACATCAAGTGTCGGGGCTGAAACTGGAGAGCTCGGACCAGGGATACTTGGAGCAGGGCTTTGTGGACTGCCTCTCCTATGAACCAGTAGATTGCAAGGCCTCTTCGTTCCCTGCTCTGGAGGACCAAAACTTGCTGGACTCCATAGTTGAGCCTGGGGGTCCGGGTGGCGGTAGTGGAACCTCAGTAGCCCTTCCTTCCCCTGGAACAGACCAAGTGACCAGCACAGTGGATGGCCATGTGTCTCATGCATTAGACGAAGGGGTAAATCTGGACTTCAGCGCCATGCTGGAGGATGGCTACGACCAGGGTAGCCTGGTCTCGGGGGCGTTGAGTCCCTCCATCTTCCAGGGCCTGTCCAGGACCTCGTCCCGCCTCACCACCCCTCGAACATCCGCCACCTTCCACAGCGTGGCCCCGGGCCTGAACAACATGGCCATAGGGGACATGAGCTCTCTCCTCACCTCCCTGGCTGAGGAGAGCAAGTTCTTAGCTATCATGCAGTAG
- the gli3 gene encoding transcriptional activator GLI3 isoform X2: METQSQASSAAEKKKRVETIVATKGSSARSDISEKAVASSTTSNDESSGTPYHRERRNAISSQAPTSGAPDRSVNEEPSTSTEERPSLLKKELHGSLPHLADHALPYRGTLFAMDPRNGYLDSHYPAPQFFPAFHPPVPIDDRHTQGRYIYDPSPVPPLHVPPSLAGSPAFSDISLIRISPQRNPPVGAESPFHPPHPYINPYMDYIRSLHSSPSISVVSATRGLNPADAPHTGLTTADYYHQMALLAGHRSPYAADLLPSVASTAGVSSATALHMEYLQAMESSRFSSPRLPSRPSRKRPLPISPLSEHSFDLQTMIRNSPNSLVNSLLNNSRSSSSTSGSYGHLSAGAISPALSFAYPPTPVALHVHQQLIGRQPGLVGSAFGHSPPLVHPTPAFATHRPMPGIPPSGLSASERSAISNDSSQAKPTSESAVSSTGDPMHHKRSKMKPEEELPSPGAVSVQDHPEGMTLVKEEGDKDESKQEPEVVYETNCHWENCCREFDTQEQLVQHINNDHIHGEKKEFVCRWEECSREQKPFKAQYMLVVHMRRHTGEKPHKCTFEGCTKAYSRLENLKTHLRSHTGEKPYVCEHEGCNKAFSNASDRAKHQNRTHSNEKPYVCKIPGCTKRYTDPSSLRKHVKTVHGPEAHVTKKQRGDYPRPPPQSREPGGNGQGRSPGQLPLGGYTDQREYNHATSKQDECLQVKSIKTEKPMTSQPSPGGQSTCSSDQSPICTYPCSGVQLAVSAGRSPGEGLEEDREKEGNEEEVDEECEGEPAPIMDSTVSTATAAMLTLQARRSIGRPLRWMEHLKMERLKQVNGALPRLGPLSPTPPPKGSAVPNIQGKGSCLGRQWGVSAPQPPPQGELGSTELTVLNLLRDRRDSSGSATSSAYLSSSRRSSGISPCFSSRRSSQASQSEGTTAVAHHRRLHNLSSTDSYDPISTDASRRSSEASHYGGGAGGGGGGMFSGGGCGGVGGVGMGAGAGSRGMLTLTPAQHYHLKAKYAAATGGPPPTPLPNMERMSLKTRMAMMDEGGSNRCLPPLVRPPRCGEGTNGYNNGYMGHAGNRRRVLYPGEGPLNGNRRASDPVRTQAPDTFSLPPVQRFNSLSNLHPLPSLAHHTSPEYRNFSLQNYTRSEGNLQHSSYTSSIAEHAALEALAMEDDGEAGLLLGDEDILPDDLVQYLHSQVQMENSSYLHGEDQIASGQRDSSHQSVESVQALGLNGIFPGSHSLQQQQMAERKSPSKLPIQWNEVSSGSAERSPQRGRSHHLYCGRWPNTEQGPTSAPFGRFGNMVVQQQVSNDFQSSCSQANQGLTQGPCCVNPGVKLETPPASCMEMRGTGDSSTNTFGRSNFLQIIDGPPPQGLKRHVSNGPQKQSSGAAWQVGNNLVLSRAPMDSLPSLSQGAAPYHNRPAHAPHPPANGYRNFSRTQQYLSSESSSQPQQLQRSGDQCSLAHQVSGLKLESSDQGYLEQGFVDCLSYEPVDCKASSFPALEDQNLLDSIVEPGGPGGGSGTSVALPSPGTDQVTSTVDGHVSHALDEGVNLDFSAMLEDGYDQGSLVSGALSPSIFQGLSRTSSRLTTPRTSATFHSVAPGLNNMAIGDMSSLLTSLAEESKFLAIMQ; this comes from the exons cCCTCCGTCGCTGGCGGGCAGTCCGGCTTTCTCAGATATCTCCCTCATTCGCATCTCGCCGCAACGGAACCCACCCGTGGGGGCGGAGTCACCGTTCCACCCCCCACACCCCTACATCAACCCCTACATGGACTACATCCGCTCCCTCCACAGCAGCCCCTCCATCTCCGTTGTGTCAGCCACCCGGGGCCTCAACCCAGCAGATG CGCCCCACACTGGCCTCACCACGGCCGACTACTACCATCAGATGGCTCTGCTGGCGGGTCACCGCAGCCCCTACGCCGCCGACCTTCTCCCATCCGTGGCATCCACGGCCGGGGTGAGCAGCGCCACCGCCCTGCACATGGAGTATCTACAGGCCATGGAGA GCTCCCGCTTCTCAAGCCCGAGGCTCCCGTCACGGCCCAGCAGGAAGCGCCCCCTGCCCATCTCGCCGCTCTCCGAGCACAGCTTCGACCTTCAGACCATGATCCGCAACTCGCCCAACTCCCTCGTCAACTCTTTGCTCAACAACTCTCGCTCCAGCTCCTCCACCAGCGGCTCCTATGGTCACTTATCTGCGGGAGCCATCAG CCCTGCGTTGAGCTTCGCCTACCCTCCAACCCCGGTGGCGTTGCATGTGCACCAGCAGCTCATCGGCCGTCAACCGGGCCTCGTTGGCTCCGCCTTTGGTCACAGCCCTCCCCTCGTCCACCCGACCCCGGCCTTTGCCACCCATCGACCCATGCCTGGCATCCCGCCGTCTGGGCTCAGCGCCAGCGAGCGCTCAGCCATCTCCAACGACTCCTCACAG GCCAAACCAACCAGTGAATCTGCTGTGAGCAGCACGGGCGACCCGATGCACCACAAACGGTCCAAAATGAAGCCGGAGGAGGAGCTGCCGAGCCCTGGCGCGGTGAGCGTACAG GACCATCCTGAAGGGATGACTCTGGTGAAGGAGGAAGGGGACAAAGATGAGAGCAAACAGGAGCCAGAGGTGGTTTATGAGACTAACTGCCACTGGGAGAACTGTTGCCGTGAGTTCGACACCCAGGAGCAGCTCGTACAG CACATCAACAATGACCACATCCACGGAGAGAAGAAGGAGTTTGTGTGTCGGTGGGAAGAATGCTCTCGAGAGCAGAAGCCCTTCAAGGCACAGTACATGTTGGTGGTCCACATGCGCAGGCATACTGGGGAAAAACCACACAAGTGCACA TTTGAAGGCTGCACGAAGGCCTACTCCCGGCTGGAAAACCTTAAAACTCACTTGCGTTCCCACACTGGGGAGAAACCTTACGTGTGCGAACACGAGGGCTGCAACAAGGCCTTTTCCAACGCTTCAGACCGGGCGAAGCATCAGAACCGGACGCACTCGAATGAG AAACCCTATGTGTGTAAAATCCCAGGCTGCACCAAACGCTACACGgatcccagctccttacgcaagCACGTCAAGACCGTGCACGGGCCCGAGGCGCACGTCACCAAGAAACAGCGTGGGGATTACCCGCGCCCCCCGCCCCAGTCGCGGGAGCCGGGGGGCAACGGCCAGGGCAGGTCGCCGGGGCAACTGCCCCTGGGCGGGTACACGGACCAAAGGGAGTACAACCATGCTACCTCAAAACAGGATGAATGTCTGCAGGTCAAGTCCATCAAAACAGAGAAGCCCATG ACGTCTCAGCCAAGCCCTGGCGGTCAGTCTACATGCAGCAGTGACCAGTCCCCCATCTGCACCTATCCCTGCAGTGGAGTCCAGCTTGCTGTGAGCGCCGGACGCTCGCCAGGGGAGGGGCTGGAGGAGGACCGGGAGAAGGAGGGAAATGAAGAGGAGGTGGACGAGGAGTGCGAGGGTGAGCCGGCCCCCATCATGGACTCCACCGTCTCCACAGCAACCGCAGCCATGCTGACCCTGCAGGCGAGGCGAAGCATCGGCCGCCCTCTGCGCTGGATGGAGCACTTGAAGATGGAGAGGCTGAAGCAAGTGAATGGAGCGCTGCCCAGGCTGGGGCCCCTGTCCCCTACACCGCCCCCCAAAGGTTCTGCAGTGCCCAACATCCAGGGGAAGG GATCCTGTCTGGGCAGGCAGTGGGGGGTGTCTGCTCCTCAGCCGCCTCCTCAAGGTGAGCTGGGCAGCACGGAGCTAACGGTGCTCAATTTACTCCGAGACCGCCGCGACAGCAGCGGCAGCGCCACCAGCTCGGCCTACCTGAGCAGCAGCCGCCGCTCGTCGGGCATCTCCCCCTGCTTCTCCAGTCGACGCTCCAGCCAGGCTTCCCAGAGCGAGGGCACCACGGCGGTCGCGCACCACCGCCGCCTCCACAACCTCAGCTCCACCGACTCTTACGACCCCATCTCCACTGATGCCTCCCGCCGGTCCAGTGAGGCTAGCCACTATGGAGGTGGGGCaggaggagggggtggaggGATGTTCTCCGGTGGGGGCTGTGGAGGTGTGGGAGGAGTAGGCATGGGAGCAGGAGCAGGGTCACGGGGGATGCTCACTTTAACCCCAGCACAGCACTACCACCTTAAAGCCAAGTATGCCGCGGCCACTGGCGGCCCACCTCCCACCCCTCTACCCAACATGGAGCGCATGAGCTTGAAGACTCGCATGGCCATGATGGACGAGGGTGGGAGCAACCGCTGCTTGCCGCCTCTTGTAAGGCCGCCTCGCTGCGGTGAAGGCACCAACGGGTATAACAATGGATATATGGGACATGCAGGTAACCGGAGAAGGGTCCTCTATCCCGGCGAGGGTCCGCTCAATGGGAACCGGAGGGCCAGTGATCCAGTGCGGACACAGGCTCCCGACACCTTTAGTTTGCCCCCGGTGCAACGCTTCAACAGCCTTAGTAATCTCCACCCTCTTCCCTCTCTGGCTCACCACACTTCACCTGAATATCGCAATTTCAGCCTACAGAACTACACGCGCTCAGAGGGCAACCTGCAGCACTCGTCATACACTTCTAGCATCGCTGAACACGCAGCCCTGGAGGCCCTGGCCATGGAGGACGATGGGGAGGCTGGCCTGTTGCTCGGGGATGAGGATATATTGCCAGACGACCTGGTGCAGTATCTCCACTCCCAAGTTCAGATGGAAAACAGCTCCTACCTCCACGGCGAAGACCAAATAGCTTCTGGTCAAAGGGACAGCTCCCATCAGTCTGTGGAGTCGGTCCAGGCTTTAGGGTTGAACGGGATCTTCCCTGGCTCCCATAGTCTCCAACAGCAGCAGATGGCAGAGAGGAAGAGCCCCAGTAAGCTGCCCATCCAATGGAATGAAGTAAGCTCCGGGAGCGCTGAAAGGTCTCCTCAGAGGGGACGAAGCCACCATTTATATTGTGGGAGGTGGCCCAACACAGAACAGGGACCCACCTCTGCTCCTTTTGGCAGGTTTGGAAACATGGTGGTTCAGCAGCAGGTGTCCAATGATTTCCAGAGTAGCTGCAGCCAGGCTAATCAAGGTCTGACTCAAGGTCCTTGCTGTGTCAACCCTGGGGTGAAGCTGGAGACGCCCCCTGCCTCCTGCATGGAGATGCGAGGCACGGGTGACAGCTCCACAAACACCTTTGGCAGGTCAAACTTCCTGCAGATCATTGACGGACCTCCTCCCCAGGGCCTGAAGCGACATGTGTCCAATGGACCTCAGAAGCAGAGCAGTGGCGCCGCTTGGCAGGTCGGAAACAACCTAGTTCTCAGCAGGGCCCCCATGGACAGCCTTCCCAGCCTCTCCCAGGGAGCTGCTCCTTATCACAATCGGCCGGCGCATGCCCCTCACCCACCGGCCAACGGCTACAGAAACTTCAGCAGGACACAGCAGTACCTCAGTTCTGAGAGCTCCAGCCAGCcacagcagctgcagagaagtggaGACCAGTGTTCTTTGGCACATCAAGTGTCGGGGCTGAAACTGGAGAGCTCGGACCAGGGATACTTGGAGCAGGGCTTTGTGGACTGCCTCTCCTATGAACCAGTAGATTGCAAGGCCTCTTCGTTCCCTGCTCTGGAGGACCAAAACTTGCTGGACTCCATAGTTGAGCCTGGGGGTCCGGGTGGCGGTAGTGGAACCTCAGTAGCCCTTCCTTCCCCTGGAACAGACCAAGTGACCAGCACAGTGGATGGCCATGTGTCTCATGCATTAGACGAAGGGGTAAATCTGGACTTCAGCGCCATGCTGGAGGATGGCTACGACCAGGGTAGCCTGGTCTCGGGGGCGTTGAGTCCCTCCATCTTCCAGGGCCTGTCCAGGACCTCGTCCCGCCTCACCACCCCTCGAACATCCGCCACCTTCCACAGCGTGGCCCCGGGCCTGAACAACATGGCCATAGGGGACATGAGCTCTCTCCTCACCTCCCTGGCTGAGGAGAGCAAGTTCTTAGCTATCATGCAGTAG